A region from the Citrobacter koseri ATCC BAA-895 genome encodes:
- a CDS encoding MFS transporter yields MVQGNADSNRHAISTALFGLMVLTLGMGIGRFLYTPMLPVLLSEGQFTFAALSWIASANYAGYLAGSLLFSFGAFHLPSRLRPMLLTSAVATGGLILAMAIFTQPAIVMLIRFLAGVASAGMMIFGSMIVLQHTRHPFVIASLFSGVGAGILLGNEYVIAGLRYTLSSHALWSGAAVISTVLLLLLAFLIPARAHALPPAPPAPTHNPLMRWWQLALLYGFAGFGYIIVATYLPLMAKNAGSPLLTAHLWSLVGLAIVPGCFGWLWAAKRWGVLQCLTANLLIQGVCVILTLASDALPLLIISSIGFGATFMGTTSLVMPLARQLSVPGNINLLGLVTLTYGIGQIVGPLLTSLLGSGTEAIASATLCGAAALFFGAVISMIQLVKQRQFTQKREC; encoded by the coding sequence ATGGTTCAGGGCAATGCCGATTCAAACCGTCATGCCATCAGTACGGCACTCTTCGGCTTAATGGTACTAACGCTGGGAATGGGGATCGGACGTTTTCTGTATACCCCGATGCTACCGGTTCTGCTGTCTGAAGGTCAGTTTACCTTCGCAGCGCTTTCCTGGATTGCCAGCGCCAACTACGCGGGGTATCTGGCGGGCAGCCTGTTGTTCTCCTTCGGCGCCTTTCACCTCCCCTCTCGCTTACGGCCAATGCTGTTGACATCGGCGGTAGCAACCGGAGGATTAATCCTTGCGATGGCGATATTTACGCAACCTGCCATCGTGATGCTGATCCGTTTTCTGGCCGGGGTCGCCAGCGCCGGAATGATGATTTTTGGCTCGATGATCGTCCTGCAACATACCCGTCACCCGTTTGTGATTGCGTCGCTTTTCTCCGGCGTTGGCGCCGGTATCTTGCTGGGCAACGAGTATGTTATCGCCGGTTTACGCTATACGCTTTCTTCCCATGCGCTGTGGTCGGGCGCAGCCGTTATCTCCACCGTGTTACTGCTGCTCCTGGCGTTCCTCATCCCTGCCCGCGCCCACGCGTTGCCGCCCGCTCCTCCGGCGCCGACGCATAATCCGCTGATGCGCTGGTGGCAACTGGCGCTGCTGTATGGCTTCGCCGGATTTGGCTACATCATCGTCGCCACCTATCTGCCGCTGATGGCGAAAAACGCGGGCTCGCCGCTACTCACCGCCCATCTCTGGTCGCTGGTGGGACTGGCGATCGTTCCCGGTTGTTTTGGCTGGCTGTGGGCGGCAAAGCGCTGGGGCGTATTACAATGCCTGACGGCGAATCTGCTGATTCAGGGGGTCTGCGTCATACTCACGCTCGCCAGCGACGCACTGCCGCTTCTTATTATCAGCAGCATTGGTTTTGGCGCGACGTTCATGGGGACAACTTCGCTGGTGATGCCGCTGGCGCGGCAACTGAGCGTGCCGGGGAATATCAATCTGTTGGGTCTTGTCACGCTCACCTACGGCATCGGTCAGATCGTCGGCCCACTGTTAACCAGCCTGTTAGGCAGCGGCACGGAGGCGATCGCCAGTGCAACGCTTTGCGGCGCTGCGGCCTTATTTTTCGGCGCCGTCATCAGCATGATTCAACTTGTTAAGCAGCGGCAGTTTACGCAAAAAAGAGAATGCTGA
- a CDS encoding double-cubane-cluster-containing anaerobic reductase, whose product MSLITDLPAIFNQFSDARQKGFLTVMDLKEQGIPLVGTYCTFMPQEIPMAAGAVVVSLCSTSDETIEEAEKDLPRNLCPLIKSSYGFGKTDKCPYFYFSDLVVGETTCDGKKKMYEYMAEFKAVHIMQLPNSANDAASRALWKAEILRLQQAVETRFGRPISEAALRDAIVLKNRERRALANFYRVGQLNPPALSGSDILKVVYGATFRFDKEALIDELNGMADRVRQEWQDGKRLDARPRILITGCPIGGAAEKVVRAIEENGGWVVGFENCTGAKATEQCVEETGDVYDALTDKYLAIGCSCISPNDQRLTLLSQMVEEYQADGVVDVILQACHTYAVESMAIKRHVRQQHNIPYIAIETDYSTSDIGQLSTRVAAFIEML is encoded by the coding sequence ATGTCGCTTATCACCGATCTACCCGCCATTTTTAACCAGTTCTCCGACGCCCGTCAGAAAGGCTTTCTCACCGTTATGGATCTTAAAGAACAGGGGATCCCGCTGGTCGGCACCTACTGCACGTTTATGCCGCAGGAGATCCCAATGGCGGCGGGTGCGGTTGTCGTTTCCCTGTGTTCAACGTCGGACGAAACCATCGAAGAAGCCGAAAAGGATCTGCCGCGCAACCTGTGTCCGCTGATCAAAAGCAGCTACGGCTTCGGCAAAACGGACAAGTGCCCCTACTTTTATTTTTCCGATCTGGTGGTGGGCGAAACCACCTGCGACGGCAAAAAGAAAATGTACGAATACATGGCCGAATTTAAGGCCGTACACATCATGCAACTGCCCAACAGCGCCAATGACGCCGCCTCCCGTGCGTTATGGAAAGCAGAGATCCTGCGTCTGCAACAGGCTGTGGAAACGCGTTTTGGCCGCCCCATCAGCGAAGCCGCCCTGCGCGATGCGATCGTATTGAAAAACCGCGAACGCCGCGCGCTGGCCAATTTCTACCGCGTCGGCCAGCTTAATCCTCCTGCTCTTAGCGGCAGCGATATCCTGAAAGTGGTGTACGGCGCGACGTTTCGTTTTGATAAAGAAGCGCTTATCGACGAGCTCAACGGCATGGCTGACCGCGTGCGCCAGGAGTGGCAGGACGGCAAGCGGCTGGACGCCCGCCCGCGTATTCTGATCACCGGCTGCCCGATTGGCGGCGCGGCAGAAAAAGTGGTACGCGCCATTGAAGAAAACGGCGGTTGGGTCGTCGGATTTGAAAACTGCACGGGGGCAAAAGCCACCGAACAATGCGTTGAAGAGACGGGCGATGTCTATGACGCGCTGACCGACAAATACCTCGCAATTGGCTGTTCCTGCATTTCGCCCAACGACCAGCGGCTGACGTTGCTCAGCCAGATGGTAGAGGAGTATCAGGCGGACGGCGTCGTGGATGTGATTTTGCAGGCCTGTCATACCTATGCCGTTGAGTCTATGGCGATTAAGCGCCACGTACGCCAGCAGCACAACATCCCTTATATCGCCATCGAAACGGACTACTCCACTTCGGATATCGGGCAACTCAGCACCCGCGTCGCGGCCTTTATCGAAATGCTGTAA
- the metC gene encoding cystathionine beta-lyase — translation MKDSVKLDTQLIIAGRDKRYTQGAVNPVIQRASSLVFDTVKDKKFATANRANGELFYGRRGTYTHFAFQKAMSELEGGVGCALYPCGAAAVTNAILAFVQGGDHLLMTGAAYEPTQDFCNKILSKFDVSTTYYDPLIGAGIVDLIRPETKVVFLESPSSITMEVQDVPGMVKAIRAVNPEIVIMIDNTWAAGVLFKALDYGVDISIQAGTKYTIGHSDGMLGTAVSNARCWDRLRENSYLMGQTLDADTAYNGSRGLRTLSVRLKQHQESSIQIARWLSARPEVARVNHPALPECPGHEYFRRDFSGSSGLFSFVLKKRLTDEQMANFLDNFSLFHMAYSWGGFESLILANQPEELNSIRPAGDVDFSGTLVRVHIGLEDVGDLIADLDAGFARIA, via the coding sequence ATGAAAGATTCAGTTAAGCTCGACACGCAGTTAATTATCGCCGGACGCGACAAACGTTATACCCAGGGAGCGGTGAACCCGGTGATCCAGCGCGCTTCTTCACTGGTGTTTGATACCGTGAAGGACAAAAAATTTGCGACGGCCAATCGTGCGAACGGCGAGCTGTTCTATGGTCGCCGTGGTACTTATACCCACTTCGCGTTTCAGAAGGCGATGAGTGAGCTGGAAGGCGGCGTTGGCTGTGCGCTCTATCCTTGCGGCGCAGCGGCGGTGACGAATGCGATTCTCGCCTTTGTGCAGGGCGGCGATCATCTCCTGATGACCGGTGCGGCCTATGAACCCACGCAGGACTTTTGCAATAAGATTCTGAGCAAGTTTGATGTATCAACGACGTATTACGATCCGCTGATTGGCGCGGGCATTGTCGATTTGATCCGCCCGGAGACCAAAGTGGTGTTCCTCGAATCACCCAGTTCCATCACTATGGAAGTTCAGGATGTACCGGGCATGGTGAAGGCGATCCGTGCGGTGAACCCGGAGATTGTCATTATGATCGACAATACCTGGGCGGCCGGCGTGCTGTTTAAGGCGCTCGACTACGGTGTGGACATTTCAATTCAGGCGGGTACTAAATACACCATCGGCCATTCCGACGGTATGCTGGGAACAGCGGTGTCTAACGCCCGCTGCTGGGATCGTCTGCGGGAGAACTCTTATCTGATGGGGCAGACGCTGGATGCTGATACTGCTTATAACGGCAGCCGCGGTTTACGCACGCTGTCAGTTCGCCTGAAGCAGCACCAGGAGAGCAGTATTCAGATTGCCCGCTGGCTGTCGGCTCGCCCGGAAGTGGCGCGAGTGAACCACCCGGCGCTGCCGGAGTGCCCTGGACATGAGTACTTCCGGCGTGACTTTTCCGGTAGCTCCGGCCTGTTTTCATTTGTGCTGAAAAAGCGGTTGACCGATGAGCAGATGGCAAATTTCCTCGATAACTTCTCGCTGTTCCATATGGCCTACTCATGGGGCGGATTTGAGTCGTTGATTCTGGCGAACCAACCGGAAGAGCTGAACAGTATCCGTCCTGCTGGCGATGTGGATTTCAGCGGCACGCTGGTCAGGGTGCATATCGGGCTGGAAGATGTGGGCGACCTTATCGCAGACCTGGACGCCGGGTTTGCGCGTATCGCTTAA
- a CDS encoding DUF445 domain-containing protein has protein sequence MNKIAELKRAKQLALSLLLIAAATFITTLFLPPNFWVLGIKAIAEAAMVGALADWFAVVALFRRVPIPFIAQHTAIIPRNKDRIGENLGQFVQEKFLDTQSLVALIRRHEPALLIGNWFSQPDNARRVGMHLLQIMSGFLELTDDARIQRLLKRAVHKAIDKVDFSGTSALMLESMTKNDRHQVLLDTLIAQLIALLQRDSSRAFIAQQIVRWLETEHPLKAKILPTEWLGEHSAELVSDAVNSLLDDISHDQAHQIRHAFDRATFKLIDKLKNDPEMASRAESIKAYLKEDEAFNHYLGELWADLRQWLKADINAEGSRVKQRIAHAGQWFGETLVADDALRASLNGHLEQAAHRVAPEFAAFLTRHISDTVKSWDARDMSRQIELNIGKDLQFIRVNGTLVGGSIGLVLYLLSQIPSLLTLPNF, from the coding sequence ATGAATAAAATTGCTGAACTCAAACGCGCCAAACAACTGGCGCTCTCGCTGCTGCTGATTGCCGCCGCCACGTTCATCACGACGCTTTTCCTGCCGCCAAATTTTTGGGTACTCGGCATTAAAGCCATTGCGGAAGCGGCAATGGTGGGCGCACTGGCGGACTGGTTCGCCGTCGTGGCGCTGTTTCGTCGGGTGCCGATCCCGTTTATCGCGCAGCATACCGCCATTATCCCGCGTAATAAGGATCGAATCGGCGAAAATCTTGGCCAGTTCGTGCAGGAGAAATTTCTTGATACCCAGTCGCTGGTCGCGCTCATTCGCCGTCATGAACCGGCCTTGCTGATCGGCAACTGGTTCAGTCAGCCGGATAACGCCCGGCGGGTTGGGATGCATTTGCTGCAAATCATGAGCGGTTTTCTCGAACTGACGGACGACGCCCGTATTCAGCGCCTGCTCAAGCGGGCGGTACACAAAGCGATCGATAAAGTGGACTTCTCTGGCACCAGCGCGTTAATGCTGGAGAGCATGACCAAAAACGATCGTCATCAGGTACTGCTGGACACCCTGATCGCGCAGTTGATCGCCCTGCTTCAGCGCGACAGCTCACGCGCGTTTATCGCACAGCAAATCGTGCGCTGGCTGGAGACGGAACATCCGCTAAAAGCGAAAATTTTACCGACCGAATGGCTGGGGGAACACAGCGCAGAACTGGTTTCCGATGCGGTGAATTCGTTGCTGGATGATATCAGCCACGACCAGGCGCACCAGATCCGCCATGCCTTCGATCGCGCCACTTTTAAGCTGATCGACAAACTCAAAAACGATCCAGAGATGGCCTCCCGGGCGGAAAGCATCAAAGCGTACCTGAAAGAAGATGAGGCGTTTAACCATTATCTTGGTGAACTCTGGGCTGATTTACGCCAGTGGCTGAAGGCAGATATTAACGCAGAGGGTTCCCGCGTGAAGCAGCGGATCGCCCATGCCGGGCAATGGTTCGGCGAAACGCTGGTGGCGGATGATGCCCTTCGCGCTTCGCTCAACGGCCATCTGGAACAGGCTGCGCACCGGGTCGCGCCGGAGTTCGCCGCGTTTCTGACGCGCCACATCAGCGACACGGTAAAGAGCTGGGATGCCCGCGATATGTCACGCCAGATAGAGCTGAACATCGGCAAAGATTTGCAGTTTATCCGCGTCAACGGCACGCTGGTCGGCGGCTCCATCGGGCTGGTGTTGTATCTGCTGTCGCAAATACCGTCCCTGCTGACGTTACCCAACTTTTAA
- a CDS encoding DUF3343 domain-containing protein, whose protein sequence is MTEYLFLFHSTVGVIQTRKALQAAGMTFRVADIPRQLRGGCGLCIYLRCPPGEETRWIIPGHTESIYRCVDDGWHCVKTIDAC, encoded by the coding sequence ATGACGGAATATCTGTTTTTATTTCATTCGACGGTGGGCGTCATTCAGACCCGCAAAGCGCTTCAGGCTGCGGGAATGACCTTTCGGGTGGCGGATATTCCACGCCAGCTACGCGGCGGCTGCGGGTTATGTATTTACCTGCGCTGCCCCCCCGGCGAAGAAACGCGGTGGATTATCCCCGGTCATACCGAATCCATCTATCGCTGTGTGGATGATGGCTGGCACTGCGTAAAAACGATCGACGCCTGCTGA
- a CDS encoding LysR family transcriptional regulator codes for MNTSISLKHLEFFIKIVDCGGLSEAAAQLNVSPSAVSKSLAAMEDTLGTTLIKRTTRSITLTDAGQYLFNRATKLLNEFDETLNTTSGYYHSPQGELRITCSIAFGYSRLVNLVDKYRTQYPDVNLYIDLNDNFVNLNETDFDIALRISTAPPQNYAMRKLVPIRWAWCASPGYLAKKGMPQRRVELVNHDCLVYPGLTPVLKVADEQERLHQLKLHMPIQANSSLVLLKSVLEDQGVAYLPTYLIGDHIQKEEITPLMLDGTITCETHALYALYFPSKYSNPKVRSFIDFLVAELGTLPAWDNWIPG; via the coding sequence ATGAACACATCCATTTCCCTGAAGCATTTAGAGTTTTTTATCAAGATTGTGGATTGCGGTGGATTATCTGAAGCCGCTGCCCAGCTTAACGTGTCACCTTCAGCGGTAAGTAAAAGTCTGGCAGCAATGGAAGATACGCTGGGTACAACGTTAATTAAACGTACCACCCGCAGTATTACCCTGACCGATGCCGGGCAATATTTATTTAACCGTGCGACTAAATTACTCAACGAGTTTGATGAAACCTTAAATACCACTTCTGGTTATTATCACAGCCCGCAAGGTGAATTACGCATAACCTGTTCAATTGCCTTTGGATATTCCCGGTTAGTTAATCTGGTGGATAAATACCGTACTCAATATCCAGACGTGAATCTCTACATCGACCTCAACGATAATTTTGTGAATCTGAACGAAACGGATTTCGATATCGCTCTGCGCATCTCCACCGCGCCGCCGCAAAACTATGCCATGCGCAAGCTGGTGCCGATTCGCTGGGCGTGGTGCGCCTCCCCCGGCTATCTGGCGAAAAAAGGGATGCCGCAGCGTCGCGTCGAGCTGGTGAATCATGATTGCCTGGTCTATCCCGGACTCACCCCAGTGCTTAAAGTGGCGGACGAGCAGGAGCGCCTGCACCAGTTAAAGCTGCATATGCCGATCCAGGCCAACAGCAGTCTGGTATTGCTAAAATCGGTGCTGGAAGACCAGGGCGTGGCTTATCTGCCGACCTACCTGATTGGCGATCACATCCAGAAGGAGGAGATCACGCCGCTGATGCTCGACGGCACCATCACCTGCGAAACGCACGCCCTTTATGCGCTCTATTTCCCGAGTAAATACAGCAACCCGAAGGTGCGTTCGTTTATCGATTTTCTGGTGGCGGAACTGGGAACATTGCCTGCATGGGATAACTGGATCCCGGGATGA
- a CDS encoding dicarboxylate/amino acid:cation symporter: MWSRLEPYRSSLILLLALVVGGLLGIYAPTFASQLQPIGQIFLNLLFMIIVPLVGISVMSSIASMTDLKRLGRIMAIIFIVSIAMAFIPAAGIVALALWYNPAQGVTIDLSQSVQAGSGKMDFVSMITTSDFIGLFSKSNILALIVMAIIAGIAIGQSEQAGKRIASLLEDANTVIMKIVAIIMKVAPIGLGCYFAATMASQDSGLLLTFARAIGLFMVATLVYYIFGSVLYSYIGGGLPAVKAFWRNAIEPSVTALGTCSSLGTLPVTLRAGKAMGINPEIVDVSIPLLVNLNKGGVAMIAALKIVFIYSVLGMEFTTETFFLTMLIAVLSAIIVGGVPGGAFLGEIFIVTTLGLPMEAIPMLVVLGTITDAPATLINVIHDLNAAQIVERFAGKKPMNADINTTDAVVPAFRMD; this comes from the coding sequence ATGTGGTCACGACTCGAACCCTACAGATCTTCACTTATTTTATTACTCGCTCTGGTTGTCGGCGGCTTATTAGGTATTTATGCTCCGACGTTTGCAAGTCAACTCCAGCCGATAGGTCAGATTTTCCTGAACCTGTTATTTATGATTATCGTTCCGCTGGTGGGGATCAGCGTAATGTCTTCTATCGCCAGCATGACCGACCTGAAACGTCTGGGACGCATTATGGCGATTATCTTTATCGTCTCTATCGCGATGGCTTTTATTCCGGCCGCCGGAATTGTGGCGCTCGCGCTCTGGTATAACCCGGCGCAGGGGGTGACTATCGATCTTTCGCAATCCGTGCAGGCGGGCAGCGGCAAGATGGATTTTGTCAGTATGATCACCACCAGCGACTTTATCGGACTGTTTTCTAAATCGAATATTCTGGCGCTGATCGTGATGGCGATTATCGCCGGGATCGCCATTGGGCAGTCAGAACAGGCGGGCAAACGCATCGCCTCACTGCTGGAAGACGCCAACACGGTGATCATGAAGATTGTGGCGATCATCATGAAGGTGGCTCCCATCGGCCTCGGCTGTTACTTCGCTGCGACGATGGCCAGTCAGGACTCCGGCCTGTTGCTGACCTTTGCCCGGGCTATCGGCCTGTTCATGGTTGCTACGCTGGTTTACTACATCTTCGGTTCTGTTCTTTACTCCTACATTGGCGGCGGGCTACCTGCGGTGAAGGCCTTCTGGCGTAACGCCATTGAACCTTCGGTGACCGCGCTGGGGACGTGTTCCTCGCTCGGCACGCTGCCGGTGACTCTGCGTGCGGGTAAGGCGATGGGCATTAACCCGGAAATCGTTGATGTCTCCATCCCGCTGCTGGTTAACCTCAATAAGGGCGGCGTGGCGATGATTGCCGCACTGAAGATTGTTTTTATCTATTCCGTTTTAGGCATGGAGTTCACCACCGAAACGTTCTTCCTGACGATGCTGATTGCCGTACTTTCGGCGATTATCGTCGGCGGCGTCCCTGGCGGCGCATTCCTCGGTGAGATCTTTATTGTCACCACGCTGGGGTTGCCGATGGAGGCCATTCCAATGCTGGTGGTGCTGGGCACGATTACGGATGCGCCAGCAACGCTTATCAACGTAATTCATGATTTGAACGCGGCGCAGATTGTGGAGCGCTTCGCCGGAAAGAAACCGATGAACGCTGATATCAACACCACGGACGCAGTAGTCCCGGCTTTCCGCATGGATTAA
- the yjiL gene encoding putative 2-hydroxyacyl-CoA dehydratase activator YjiL (YjiL, as found in Escherichia coli, is a homolog of the activator ATPases of enzymes such as lactoyl-CoA dehydratase, (R)-phenyllactate dehydratase, and 2-hydroxyisocaproyl-CoA dehydratase. The typical substrate of those enzymes is acyl-CoA with an OH at the beta-position. YjiL is the putative activator for the cognate protein YjiM, a putative 2-hydroxyacyl-CoA dehydratase with unknown specificity, encoded by the adjacent gene.), which produces MTYSIGIDSGSTATKGVLLAEGVITRRFLCPTPFRPADAIHEAWETLSAGLDTRPFLTLTGYGRQLVDFADKQVTEISCHGLGARFLAPETRTVIDIGGQDSKVIQLDNDGNLTDFLMNDKCAAGTGRFLEVISRTLGASVDQLDTITDGVEPHAITSMCTVFAESEVISLRSAGVAPEAILSGVINAMARRSANFIGRLSAGGPLLFTGGVSHCAAFARMLESHVAMPVYTHPDAQFAGAIGAALIGQRQRKRG; this is translated from the coding sequence GTGACGTATTCGATTGGCATTGATTCCGGCTCCACGGCGACAAAAGGCGTTTTGCTGGCGGAGGGCGTTATCACACGCCGTTTCCTCTGCCCCACGCCGTTTCGCCCCGCCGATGCTATCCACGAGGCGTGGGAAACGCTAAGCGCAGGGCTGGACACGCGCCCGTTTCTGACGCTAACCGGCTACGGACGCCAGTTGGTTGATTTTGCCGATAAACAGGTGACGGAAATCTCCTGCCACGGACTGGGGGCGCGCTTCCTGGCTCCTGAAACCCGCACGGTCATCGACATTGGCGGCCAGGACAGCAAGGTTATTCAGCTGGATAACGACGGTAATCTCACCGACTTTCTGATGAATGATAAATGTGCCGCCGGAACCGGGCGTTTTCTGGAGGTGATTTCGCGCACCCTCGGCGCCAGCGTGGATCAACTGGATACGATCACCGACGGCGTTGAGCCTCATGCCATCACCAGCATGTGCACGGTTTTTGCCGAGTCTGAAGTGATCAGCCTGCGCTCTGCGGGCGTTGCGCCAGAAGCCATTCTTTCCGGTGTGATCAACGCGATGGCCAGACGTAGCGCCAATTTTATCGGCCGACTGTCTGCCGGGGGACCTTTGCTGTTTACCGGCGGCGTCAGCCACTGTGCGGCATTCGCGCGTATGCTGGAAAGCCACGTTGCGATGCCGGTTTACACCCATCCTGACGCGCAGTTTGCCGGGGCCATTGGTGCGGCGCTGATTGGTCAACGCCAGAGAAAACGCGGATGA